Below is a genomic region from Haliotis asinina isolate JCU_RB_2024 chromosome 14, JCU_Hal_asi_v2, whole genome shotgun sequence.
TGTGCATGTTCTAATTCTATCATCAGACAGTAGCACATGTTCTTACATCTTCTATCATCAAACAGTTGTGCATGTTCTTACTTCTATCATCAGACAGTAGCACATGGTCTTACATCTTCTATCATCAAACAGTTGTGCATGTTCTAATTCTATCATCAGACAGTAGCACATTTTCTCACGTCTTCTATCATCAAACAGTTGTGCATGTTCTTACTTCTATCATCAGACAGTAGCACATGGTCTTACATCTTCTATCATCAAACAGTTGTGCATGTTCTAATTCTATCATCAGACAGTAGCACATTTTCTCACGTCTTCTATCATCAAACAGTTGTGCATGTTCTTACTTCTATCATCAGACAGTAGCACATGGTCTTACATCTTCTATCATCAAACAGTTGTGCATGTTCTTACTTCTATCATCAGACAGTAGCACATTTTCTCACGTCTTCTATCATCAAACAGTTGTGCATGTTCTTACTTCTATCATCAGACAGTAGCacatgttcttacttcttccATCATCAAACTTTGAAGCATTTTCTTACTGCCTTTATCATCAAACGGATACGCATTTTCTAACCTCTTTgtcatgaaacagttgaacAGCTTTTTACTTCTTTGTCATGAAACAGTTGCTCATTTTTTCACGTCTTTGTCACGAAACGCTTGCACAATTTTTTAGCTCTTCGTCATGAAACAGTTGCATAGTTTTGTACCTCTTTGTCATGAAACAGTTGCACAGTTTTTTACCTCTTTGTCATGAAACAGTTGCACAGTTTTTACCTCTTTGTCACGAAACAGTTGCAGTTTATTACCTCTTTGTCATGAAACAGTTGCAGCTTGTTTTActtcttttatcttcaaacACTTACGCATTTTCTCACTCCTTTCACGCAATCAAGGCAGATGGTAATGTCAATACGTGCCTCCCTGCATGATGTACATAGTCGTGTGTAACACAGATCCGGATCTCATTTCTGAGCGTCACATTGTACATGAACATCAGTATACTGTCAAGTCACACTGCCCCGAAAGTAGACTATACACTGTACACCtacctccccactttgtattaATAAAGATCACCCCCGTACGCTCACCGCTGGGATCCATGCACAATACCTTCTTTAGATCTTCGTAAAATACAATGTGCAGAAGGCGTGGATCTGTGGATTCGCATTCTTTTTCAAATGAGCGGGTATGATCAAACCACGTACTCCACATAACTGTAATGTAAATCATATATCTCACTTAATAACTTCTTTGTCATTTTTTCACGTCTTTGTCACAAAACGCTTGCACACTTAATCTCACTTAAACATTGCGTACTCTCATAACACTTAAAACTATTGCGGCGGCGACTGTTCATCACTTCAGCTTGGCTTTAAAGCATTTATGCCTGTTTGCTTGAGAGAGCAGCCACacccctgtccaccacataaagatgaaatgaaatttcatgaaatgacagaCGTATGTtaattgttgttacacaaaacgacactcttagtcatttcacggaatgactgatttcacaatctgacagtAACATATATAAAGTAAGTGGAACAATAGCTTTTGTCTCCTCAAACGACATTAAGACATTGTTGGTCGATTACCCACATTTCTCACTCATGAACAGATGTATCCAGTCATCCCAAGAGCCCTGGTATGCGTTGTTGGGAAAGGATCTGTAGAAATGAAACCACGACACCGCTACATCCTTGGGGTCTCGGATGATGTACACCGTCTTCACGGTCCGCCGTTTCAGGTCTGCGGGCAGAAGATGACTCTGGGCGTGGCTTGTGAGTATTCTTGGGGAGGGGAGACTCTGGAGGGCTGTGTCGGAGGCGACTTCCAGAACACCGCTCTCCAGAGTGAAGGGCACATTTTCGGCACTACCAGACACCAGCATGTTGATGATCTCGAACACCCAGTGGTGACCTGCATAAAAAGGAAACGTGTCCTTCTTTCTTGGATTAATTTACAGGGCCACTGGGCCCACCTTttgaatacagcaccacaaacgtTAAAACACGTCATAATACTCCTTTACGTTATTctttaggttaggttaggtaaAAATAGCTATCCCTACCGTCCTCACGAGAAGTTGTAGTGCAGTATTCTAAAGGTATTCCGATCATTGTAACGCACGATGAAATACAGACATAAACGCTGTGATTGCAGGATTCCGTTGCTTGGCAAGCGTCTTATGTGATAATAAGGACGAACCTTATAAAAGCACCTTAGaaaatttcttttcaactaTAGCTCTATCTTCCTGTTATATGTAACTTAATCGTCGATAACCCTCTTAACCGGGGGTATATATAAGTCAAATACCTTTACTGTGATTGTCGATGTGGAATtagatactcactcactcactatattatTATCAGTGAAAACAACTGTGTTTCcttattgggaatcgaacccgtgacgAGCGACCGTCTTAAGCATTGTTCTACCGCACCCTCAATCTCTTGCAGATTATATCCAAACTATGTGTTAAATGTGGTAGAATTTTAATGACATGTGATGTGTACCCTTACCGACTTAAAACTTATAACGCTTACACTCGAGACAAAACACCACAGTTAGACGCAGATGAAACGATAAAACCTTTGCCATTTATGCTCACAACTTGTAATAGATCCAGAGCACATTACATTGAGGTACAGGGTTGGCACGCAACCGGAAAGACATAAAACAGCTTTACGTATCCTACGAATATAATGATCATAACCCGATAAATATAATGATCATAACCCGATAAATATAATCATAACcctatgctggaatattgctgagtgcggcgtaaaactaaactcactcactcactcactcactcactcataacccTATGAATATAATCGTCATATGACAACAAAGTGAATGAGCTGTCCCCGTTGCATGTTATGGCGTGAGCTGTTCACAACTCTTATAACCTACCTGACCTAGGGTAGCCGTAAAGAAGTATGTCGTCGTCCCTGAGGCTGACGTTGGGGATATTTCTCAGCGTCTCTGCAGACAGGGCGTCCGGATACCATACCCCGTCGACAACCAGCATGATAAGAGGGTTGCCGCTCTTGTCCCTCACTATCCTCTCCGCCATGTTGTAACACTAGTGTCGCAGCATACACGGCAAATTGGGAGATATGTGACGACTTTGAGTTTATTAATAGCTCAGACTGTGATCTAGGTCAGATTTCAGGCATTACGAAATGTCCGTTATAACATCGAAGGCTGATAAATATTCATTACAGCACAGACTCTGTGTGCCTCTGTGACAGAGGTCACTGTCGATCGTGACTGTACAGGCATCAACCTG
It encodes:
- the LOC137261517 gene encoding sulfotransferase 1 family member D1-like, encoding MAERIVRDKSGNPLIMLVVDGVWYPDALSAETLRNIPNVSLRDDDILLYGYPRSGHHWVFEIINMLVSGSAENVPFTLESGVLEVASDTALQSLPSPRILTSHAQSHLLPADLKRRTVKTVYIIRDPKDVAVSWFHFYRSFPNNAYQGSWDDWIHLFMSEKFMWSTWFDHTRSFEKECESTDPRLLHIVFYEDLKKDPSKEVQKLAAFLDKPVSEDFINKVIYMSSFSRMKSQKDKIGDKWNASQGQYRKGTVGDWKNVFTPAQKALFDDVYRKRMQGSRFLNRYESSSQTDGNV